One part of the Blastocatellia bacterium genome encodes these proteins:
- a CDS encoding S41 family peptidase, translating to MKNKYLLLALALILPLTFAGAHPMQRSAQSLDEGEARKRIANDFAEALLLAQEKSASTVDYDRAAKASINGMLRTLDPHSMYFDAKQWEEFQNDQRSRYFGIGSAIVQRNGKVYIWAPTEGTASYRAGLRYGDLITAINGESTEGLNQTQVRNKLIGPDGTQVVVKVDRLGAGPLEFKLTRGAVPLPSLSNAFMLSNGTGYINLDRGFNTTTYDEVRKAVIDLRQQGMTSLVFDLRLNHGGLVDQAWRVSNLFLYQGQKILSMRGRPAIFPNRDYTATNPAPDDYPIVVLISRETASAAEIVAGALQDHDRARLVGENSFGKGLVQNPFPLKDGSALILTTGHYYTPSGRLIQRDYSGRSFYDYYLKRGDKEAVQHTEEKKTDTGRTVYGG from the coding sequence ATGAAGAATAAATACTTGCTGTTGGCGCTGGCGCTGATCTTACCTTTGACCTTCGCCGGTGCGCATCCCATGCAGCGCTCCGCGCAATCGCTCGATGAAGGCGAGGCGCGCAAGCGCATCGCGAACGATTTTGCGGAAGCCCTCCTGCTGGCGCAAGAAAAGTCGGCTTCGACGGTAGATTATGATCGCGCCGCCAAGGCCTCGATCAACGGCATGCTGCGCACGCTCGACCCGCACTCGATGTATTTTGACGCCAAGCAGTGGGAAGAGTTTCAGAACGACCAGCGCAGCCGCTATTTCGGCATCGGCTCGGCCATCGTCCAGCGCAACGGCAAGGTCTATATCTGGGCGCCCACGGAAGGGACGGCTTCGTACCGCGCCGGCCTGCGCTATGGCGACCTGATCACCGCCATCAACGGCGAATCTACCGAGGGTTTGAATCAAACTCAGGTGCGCAACAAGCTGATCGGCCCGGATGGCACTCAGGTGGTCGTCAAAGTGGATCGCCTCGGTGCCGGGCCGCTTGAATTCAAGCTGACGCGCGGCGCGGTGCCGCTGCCATCGCTGTCGAACGCGTTCATGCTCAGCAACGGCACCGGCTACATCAACCTGGATCGCGGCTTCAACACCACGACCTATGATGAAGTGCGCAAAGCCGTCATCGACTTGCGGCAGCAGGGAATGACCTCGCTGGTCTTCGACCTGCGACTCAATCACGGCGGTCTGGTTGATCAGGCGTGGCGGGTGTCGAACCTCTTCCTCTATCAAGGACAGAAGATTCTTTCGATGCGCGGACGCCCGGCGATCTTCCCAAACCGCGATTACACGGCGACCAACCCCGCGCCCGACGATTATCCCATCGTCGTGTTGATCAGCCGCGAGACCGCTTCGGCGGCAGAGATCGTCGCCGGCGCGCTGCAAGACCATGACCGCGCGCGGCTGGTCGGCGAGAACAGCTTCGGCAAAGGGCTGGTGCAGAACCCGTTCCCGCTCAAAGACGGCTCGGCGCTTATTCTGACCACAGGGCACTATTACACGCCGAGCGGGCGCTTGATTCAGCGCGATTACAGCGGGCGCTCGTTTTACGATTACTACCTGAAGCGCGGCGACAAAGAAGCCGTGCAGCACACCGAAGAGAAGAAGACCGACACCGGGCGCACGGTTTACGGCGGC